In a single window of the Pontibacter russatus genome:
- the dgt gene encoding dGTP triphosphohydrolase yields the protein MPHTATSWDRLISKKRFETTDPKYSTDESVRGEFQRDYDRVVFSSAFRRLQSKTQVMPMPESDFVHTRLTHSLEASVVGRSLGRIVGKSILERHPELAQEKHIQEADFGDAVAAACLAHDIGNPPFGHSGEDAISAYFQSEAAQPYLATLTDAEKADLQRFEGNAAGFRTLTYTYPAHCSLPGGLSLTYSTLATFTKYPKESLPVIAGTKNTSEKKYGFFQTERAWFNTIAQELGLLKKGETDVVFYHRHPLAFLVEAADDICYRIIDFEDGLKLGLVPHAKGMDLLRQILNDNPNRKTSLHFYDWKEEIGYLRARIINKLIEETTAIFLQHEQEILQGIYDKPLINELECKPVLDEIKDLSVRLIYQNRPVLEIEAAGFEVLGGLLDACVKAVFHPESKHHRKLAELIPPHYLQLPEGASDYERIIHITDFVASLTDQAALGLYRKIKGIELPRMY from the coding sequence ATGCCACACACTGCCACCTCCTGGGACAGACTTATATCCAAGAAGCGCTTCGAAACCACCGACCCGAAATACAGCACCGACGAATCCGTCCGGGGTGAGTTTCAGCGCGACTACGACCGCGTGGTGTTTTCCTCCGCCTTCCGCAGGCTGCAGAGCAAGACGCAGGTAATGCCCATGCCTGAGAGCGATTTTGTGCATACCCGCCTCACGCACAGCCTGGAGGCCTCGGTGGTGGGCCGCTCATTGGGGCGCATCGTGGGCAAGAGCATCCTGGAGCGGCACCCAGAACTGGCGCAGGAGAAACATATACAGGAGGCCGACTTCGGCGATGCAGTGGCCGCCGCCTGCCTCGCCCACGACATCGGCAACCCGCCCTTCGGCCACTCCGGCGAGGACGCCATCTCCGCCTACTTCCAGAGCGAGGCGGCGCAGCCATACCTCGCCACCCTCACCGACGCCGAGAAAGCCGACCTGCAGCGGTTTGAGGGCAATGCCGCCGGTTTCCGGACGCTCACCTATACCTATCCGGCGCACTGCAGCCTACCCGGCGGCCTCAGCCTGACTTACTCCACACTTGCCACTTTCACCAAATACCCGAAGGAATCGCTGCCGGTTATAGCGGGCACCAAAAACACCAGCGAGAAGAAGTACGGCTTTTTTCAGACGGAGAGGGCCTGGTTCAACACCATCGCCCAGGAACTGGGGCTGCTGAAGAAGGGTGAGACAGACGTGGTGTTCTATCACCGCCACCCGCTGGCTTTTCTGGTGGAGGCCGCCGACGATATCTGCTACCGCATCATTGATTTTGAGGACGGCCTGAAGCTGGGGCTGGTGCCGCATGCGAAAGGGATGGACCTGCTCCGCCAGATCCTCAACGACAACCCGAACCGCAAAACCAGCCTCCACTTCTACGACTGGAAGGAGGAGATCGGCTACCTGCGTGCCCGCATCATCAACAAGCTGATCGAAGAAACAACCGCCATATTTCTGCAGCACGAGCAGGAGATCTTGCAGGGCATATATGACAAGCCGCTCATCAACGAGCTGGAGTGCAAGCCGGTGCTCGACGAGATAAAAGACCTGTCGGTGAGGCTGATTTACCAGAACCGCCCGGTGCTGGAGATAGAGGCGGCGGGCTTCGAGGTGCTGGGCGGCCTGCTGGACGCCTGCGTGAAGGCTGTGTTCCACCCCGAGTCGAAGCACCACCGCAAACTGGCGGAACTCATCCCGCCGCACTACCTGCAGTTACCCGAAGGGGCCTCCGATTATGAGCGCATCATCCACATCACCGACTTCGTGGCCAGCCTCACCGACCAGGCCGCCCTGGGGCTGTACCGCAAAATCAAGGGGATTGAGCTGCCGAGGATGTATTAG
- a CDS encoding DUF3667 domain-containing protein, with product MEKSRRKYTQCPNCGYTFEEVNNYCPNCGQENHDLNVPVKHLVAEFFESTLHFDTKVWHTLKFLVLKPGLLTQKFIIGQRASYVAPFRLYVFVSIVFFFLLALRAGRHDATAKEEQAPVELSVEGLGNPVADSLLKANGAAAVTPEIMSASDSAVQNIENPTFKSAISKVVTFAKGGEQSKQKLLKNTSFMMFFLMPFFGFILYLFYYRQRRNYVEHLMFSVHFHTFFFLLTMLALGVEYIYSGFDVDTWVFVVSLLYLFLALRRVYGGSPLRTFLKLIPISLVYLVSLTVLFLCTLAVSVLMG from the coding sequence ATGGAGAAAAGCAGACGCAAGTATACCCAATGCCCCAACTGCGGCTACACCTTTGAGGAGGTAAACAACTATTGCCCCAACTGCGGGCAGGAGAACCACGACCTGAACGTACCGGTAAAGCACCTTGTCGCGGAGTTTTTCGAGAGTACCCTCCACTTCGACACCAAGGTGTGGCACACCCTGAAGTTCCTGGTGCTGAAGCCCGGCCTCCTGACGCAGAAGTTCATCATCGGGCAGCGTGCGTCTTATGTTGCGCCGTTCCGGCTGTACGTGTTCGTCAGCATCGTGTTCTTTTTTTTGCTGGCACTGCGGGCGGGCCGCCACGATGCCACGGCGAAAGAAGAGCAGGCGCCGGTTGAATTGTCTGTGGAAGGGCTAGGCAACCCTGTTGCCGATTCCCTGCTAAAGGCAAACGGCGCAGCCGCTGTCACCCCGGAAATAATGTCTGCCTCCGACTCTGCCGTTCAGAACATAGAGAACCCTACTTTCAAATCGGCCATCTCCAAAGTGGTTACTTTTGCCAAGGGCGGGGAGCAGTCGAAGCAAAAGCTGCTGAAGAACACCTCCTTCATGATGTTCTTCCTGATGCCCTTCTTTGGTTTCATCCTTTACCTCTTTTATTACAGGCAGCGGCGCAACTACGTGGAGCACCTCATGTTCTCGGTGCATTTCCACACCTTTTTCTTTCTGTTGACAATGCTGGCCCTGGGGGTCGAGTATATATACAGCGGGTTCGACGTGGATACCTGGGTCTTTGTTGTCTCGCTCCTGTACCTATTCCTCGCCCTGCGGCGGGTATATGGAGGCTCTCCTCTGCGCACGTTTCTGAAGTTGATTCCAATCAGCCTGGTGTACCTCGTATCGCTGACGGTCCTGTTTCTCTGCACCCTCGCCGTCAGCGTGTTGATGGGCTGA
- the rocD gene encoding ornithine--oxo-acid transaminase: MSTPTITSSQQAIDTEHQYGAHNYHPLPVVLNRGEGVYLWDVEGKRYYDFLSAYSAVNQGHCHPKIVGALTEQAQRLTLTSRAFYNDKLGAAEEYICEYFGYDKALYMNSGAEAVETAIKLARKWGYMKKGIAPNKAEMVVVEHNFHGRTTGIISFSTDPDSTKGFGPYMPGYKVIPYNDVEALERTLQENPNICGFLVEPIQGEAGVVVPDKGYLAEAHALCRQYNVLLLADEIQTGIGRTGKLLASDYDNVKADILILGKALSGGVLPVSCVLAADEIMLCIQPGEHGSTFGGNPLAAVVAIAALEVVSEEGLTENANRLGEMFRERMRRLITQRPELVTLVRGRGLLNAIVIAPTPDGRTAWDVCVALKDKGLLAKPTHGDIIRFAPPLVMTEEQLHACCDIIEEVILAF, encoded by the coding sequence ATGAGCACGCCAACCATTACCTCCAGCCAGCAGGCCATCGACACCGAGCACCAGTACGGGGCCCACAACTACCACCCCCTGCCGGTGGTGCTGAACCGGGGCGAGGGCGTTTACCTCTGGGATGTGGAGGGCAAGCGCTACTACGATTTCCTGTCGGCCTACAGTGCCGTGAACCAGGGCCACTGCCACCCCAAAATCGTTGGGGCGCTGACGGAGCAGGCGCAGCGGCTCACCCTTACCTCCCGCGCCTTTTACAACGACAAGCTGGGGGCCGCCGAAGAGTATATATGCGAGTACTTCGGGTACGACAAGGCGTTATATATGAACTCGGGGGCCGAGGCCGTGGAGACCGCCATCAAGCTGGCGCGCAAGTGGGGCTATATGAAAAAGGGCATCGCCCCGAACAAAGCCGAAATGGTGGTGGTGGAGCACAACTTCCACGGGCGCACCACCGGCATTATCTCCTTCTCCACCGACCCCGACTCCACCAAAGGCTTCGGGCCCTACATGCCGGGCTACAAAGTGATTCCCTACAATGATGTAGAGGCCCTGGAGCGGACGCTGCAGGAGAACCCGAACATCTGCGGTTTCCTGGTGGAGCCGATACAGGGCGAGGCGGGCGTGGTGGTGCCGGACAAAGGCTATCTGGCGGAGGCGCATGCGCTGTGCAGGCAGTACAACGTGCTGCTGCTGGCCGACGAGATACAGACGGGCATTGGGCGCACCGGCAAGCTGCTGGCCAGCGACTACGACAATGTGAAAGCCGATATACTCATCCTGGGCAAGGCGCTGTCGGGCGGGGTGCTGCCGGTGTCGTGCGTGCTGGCCGCCGACGAAATCATGCTGTGCATCCAACCCGGCGAGCACGGCTCCACTTTCGGCGGCAACCCGCTGGCGGCCGTGGTGGCCATTGCGGCGTTGGAGGTGGTCAGTGAGGAGGGCCTGACGGAAAATGCGAACAGGCTAGGGGAGATGTTCCGGGAGCGCATGCGCCGCCTGATAACCCAGCGCCCGGAGCTGGTGACGCTGGTGCGTGGCCGGGGCCTGCTAAACGCCATTGTGATCGCGCCGACGCCTGACGGGCGCACTGCCTGGGACGTGTGCGTGGCGCTGAAAGACAAGGGGCTGCTGGCCAAGCCCACCCATGGCGACATCATCCGCTTTGCGCCACCGCTGGTGATGACGGAGGAACAGTTGCACGCCTGCTGCGATATAATTGAGGAGGTGATACTGGCTTTTTAA